One Mercurialis annua linkage group LG3, ddMerAnnu1.2, whole genome shotgun sequence DNA window includes the following coding sequences:
- the LOC126672848 gene encoding uncharacterized protein LOC126672848 yields the protein MEVQDPLEEVNLGSIENPRITFISSLLSKDLKEQVKVVLLEFKDCFAWSYEEMPGLSRDLVEHRLPIKPKFKPHRQPPRRMSKEVELKVKEEIEKLTKANFIRTVRYTDWLANVVPVVKKNGKLRICIDFRNLNAATPKDMYVMSIADCLIDATADHELLSFMDGYSGYNQIFIAENDTWKTAFRCPGAIGTFEWVVMPFGLKNAGATYQRAMNAIFHDMIGRNLEVYIDDIVVKSKRAKDHVAHLRNAFQKMRTHNLKLNPLKCAFGVQAGNFLGFLVHQRGVEIDKNKAKAILEVQPPRNKKELQRFLGQLNYLRRFISNLAGKTKEFSNLLRLKNATEFIWEKQHEQAFEKIKEYLSKPPVLMPPKEGIPLKLYISAATESIGCLLAQNNQSGHEQAVYYLSRSLVPTEVRYSPIEKLCLALYFSYVKLRHYLVRSRVYIISQTDIVKYMLNKPVLSGRIGKWLLALCEFTLIYCPQKSVKGQALADFIADHPTSETLREGDLEVYAVEESVWEFKFDGSSTERSAGAGIIITSPTGAKPALSFKLDFECTNNQAEYEALVIGLEILQTLRAKNVIIMGDSQLVLKQLSGEYNCNSLSLAPYYTASIQLLNCFDEVSFVHVPRESNWEADELAQIASGLRMSGELTHKFLVVEKRRHPSIQERGIQIEIFDIGVTTAIDWRYDIRRYLENPGMRMPHRVRVQATNYVLMEDELYRKGFDGVLLRCLSHPESLEVMRQVHEGVCGAHQAGTKMRWLVRRYGYFWPSILKDCIKYAKGCRQYQKYNNIQRVPADDLHSLVKPWPFRGWAIDLIGKIYPASSKGHSFIVLATDFFTKWVVAKPLKNTGQEDIIKFIKEEIIHQFGIPQSITSDQGTMFTG from the coding sequence ATGGAGGTGCAAGATCCCCTGGAAGAGGTAAATTTAGGTTCCATTGAAAATCCCAGAATAACTTTCATTAGTAGTTTGTTGAGCAAAGATTTGAAAGAACAGGTGAAAGTAGTTCTGTTGGAATTTAAAGATTGTTTCGCATGGAGTTATGAGGAGATGCCTGGCTTGAGTAGAGATCTGGTGGAACATCGCCTACCGATCAAACCTAAATTCAAGCCGCATCGTCAACCACCCAGGAGAATGTCAAAAGAGGTGGAGCTAAAAGTcaaagaagaaattgaaaagttGACTAAGGCCAATTTTATCAGAACAGTGAGATATACTGATTGGCTGGCAAATGTAGTACCTGTGGTAAAGAAAAATGGTAAGCTTAGAATTTGCATTGATTTTCGAAATTTAAATGCTGCTACACCTAAAGATATGTATGTTATGTCTATAGCCGACTGTTTAATTGATGCAACGGCTGATCATGAATTGTTATCATTTATGGATGGATATTCTGGGTATAACCAAATTTTTATCGCAGAGAATGATACCTGGAAGACAGCATTTAGATGTCCAGGTGCAATTGGAACCTTTGAGTGGGTGGTCATGCCCTTCGGCTTGAAAAATGCCGGAGCTACCTACCAAAGAGCAATGAATGCCATCTTTCATGATATGATTGGCAGGAACTTGGAGGTATACATTGATGATATCGTTGTGAAATCTAAAAGAGCTAAAGATCATGTGGCTCATTTGAGAAATGCTTTTCAAAAGATGAGAACACATAATTTAAAGCTAAATCCTCTCAAATGTGCTTTTGGAGTGCAGGCTGGAAACTTTTTAGGATTTTTGGTTCACCAACGTGGAGTGgagattgataaaaataaagccAAAGCAATCCTAGAAGTTCAGCCGCCTCGTAATAAAAAGGAATTACAGAGGTTCCTTGGTcagttaaattatttaagaagATTTATTTCTAATTTAGCTGGAAAGACCAAAGAATTTTCTAACCTTTTGAGATTAAAAAATGCTACTGAGTTTATATGGGAAAAACAACATGAACAagcttttgaaaaaattaaagaatatctGTCAAAACCTCCTGTGTTAATGCCTCCTAAGGAAGGTATTCCTTTGAAATTATATATTTCAGCCGCTACAGAATCTATTGGTTGTTTACTGGCACAAAACAATCAATCAGGTCATGAGCAGGCTGTTTACTATTTAAGTAGGTCTCTAGTACCTACAGAGGTTAGATATTCTCCCATAGAAAAACTTTGTCTAGCATTATATTTCTCTTATGTAAAATTGAGGCATTATCTAGTACGGTCAAGAGTTTACATAATTTCTCAGACGGATATTGTAAAATACATGTTGAATAAGCCAGTGTTAAGTGGTAGGATAGGTAAGTGGTTGCTTGCTTTATGTGAATTTACACTAATCTATTGCCCTCAGAAATCTGTGAAGGGACAGGCACTGGCAGATTTTATAGCCGATCATCCCACAAGTGAGACTTTGCGAGAAGGAGACCTAGAGGTTTACGCAGTGGAAGAAAGTGTATGGGAATTCAAGTTTGATGGTTCATCAACGGAAAGATCGGCTGGAGCAGGAATCATTATCACATCTCCTACAGGCGCCAAGCCGGCTTTATCCTTTAAGCTGGACTTTGAGTGTACCAACAACCAGGCGGAATACGAGGCTCTTGTGATTGGTCTGGAGATTCTACAAACGCTTAGAGCCAAAAATGTGATCATAATGGGTGATTCTCAACTTGTTTTGAAGCAATTATCAGGGGAGTATAATTGCAATAGTTTATCTCTAGCACCTTACTATACTGCCTCAATTCAGTTGCTTAATTGCTTTGATGAGGTATCTTTTGTGCATGTTCCCAGGGAATCTAACTGGGAAGCTGATGAACTAGCTCAAATTGCTTCTGGTCTAAGAATGTCAGGAGAATTAACCCACAAGTTTTTAGTGGTTGAGAAAAGACGTCATCCATCAATTCAAGAAAGAGGAATCCAAATAGAGATTTTTGATATTGGAGTCACCACGGCGATTGATTGGCGTTATGACATCAGAAGATATTTGGAGAATCCTGGAATGAGAATGCCGCACAGGGTGAGAGTGCAGGCCACCAATTATGTCTTGATGGAAGATGAGCTATACAGAAAAGGGTTTGACGGCGTCTTGCTAAGATGTCTTTCTCACCCAGAATCTCTTGAAGTGATGAGGCAGGTCCATGAAGGAGTATGTGGAGCGCACCAAGCTGGAACTAAGATGAGGTGGCTGGTCAGGAGATATGGTTATTTCTGGCCATCAATCTTGAAAGATTGTATCAAGTATGCCAAAGGATGTCGACAATACCAGAAGTATAATAACATCCAAAGAGTTCCAGCGGATGATTTACATTCCCTCGTCAAACCTTGGCCATTCAGAGGTTGGGCCATCGATCTCATAGGAAAGATTTATCCTGCTTCTTCAAAAGGGCATAGTTTCATTGTGTTAGCCACAGATTTTTTCACAAAATGGGTGGTGGCTAAACCTTTGAAAAATACTGGTCAAGaggatataattaaattcatcAAGGAAGAAATTATTCACCAGTTTGGGATTCCTCAGTCAATTACCTCTGACCAAGGTACTATGTTCACAGGGTAA